The following proteins are co-located in the Acidicapsa acidisoli genome:
- a CDS encoding ExbD/TolR family protein, with protein MAMTGGSGPGGLSSDINVTPLIDVLLVLLIIFMVIVPVVPKGLDALVPQPPKDKTPQPPDPRTIVVSVLHTNGTQVAYKINQDDVAKSDLLAKLTAIYANRAERIMFIKGDDDVNFAQVADVIDIGRGAGVDHVGLITPKIAEGN; from the coding sequence ATGGCAATGACAGGTGGTAGTGGTCCTGGGGGACTTTCCTCCGACATCAACGTAACCCCGCTGATCGACGTTCTGCTGGTGCTTCTGATCATCTTCATGGTCATCGTGCCGGTGGTTCCCAAAGGCCTGGATGCACTCGTCCCGCAGCCACCGAAGGACAAGACGCCCCAGCCTCCAGATCCACGTACTATCGTGGTTTCGGTCCTCCACACCAACGGTACTCAGGTTGCCTATAAGATCAACCAGGACGATGTCGCCAAATCCGATCTTCTGGCCAAGCTGACTGCCATCTATGCGAACCGGGCCGAGCGCATCATGTTTATCAAGGGCGACGACGACGTGAATTTCGCTCAGGTCGCGGATGTAATTGATATTGGTCGCGGAGCCGGAGTTGACCACGTCGGTCTGATTACTCCCAAAATCGCAGAAGGAAACTAA
- a CDS encoding DsbA family protein, which yields MFLASSRKAWLAVALALTAAVGCKAQEPAAKSGIADPVLARRIEVMVRSQFNVPAEYDVSLGARTPSKIPGYDSIRITFSHPPHTTTTDFLISADNKSLARLETFDLTKNPAQSIPVDHRPIRGNPDAKVTVISFDDLECPYCARMHQQLFPATLDRYKDKVRFVYKDDPLTEIHPWALHAAVDANCIADQNSGAYWGYVDYLHAHGQDVTGPDRDAQKSAATLDKIAREQGKIFSLDAAKLDVCLQKQDDTAVRASMKEAEALNIDGTPYLFIDGEHINGALPVEQVWMVIDRALRAAGVEPPPPDSPAVTTPTLGK from the coding sequence TTGTTTCTCGCTTCCTCACGTAAGGCATGGCTCGCGGTCGCATTGGCGCTGACCGCTGCGGTTGGATGTAAGGCACAGGAGCCCGCCGCAAAGAGCGGCATCGCAGACCCGGTGCTGGCTCGCAGGATCGAAGTCATGGTACGAAGCCAGTTCAACGTGCCTGCTGAATACGACGTTTCGCTCGGCGCTCGCACGCCTTCCAAGATTCCCGGCTACGACTCGATCCGCATCACCTTTTCGCATCCGCCGCATACGACCACCACGGATTTCCTCATTTCGGCGGACAACAAGTCCTTGGCGCGTCTTGAAACCTTCGATCTGACGAAGAATCCGGCGCAGAGTATCCCGGTCGACCACCGCCCGATCCGAGGCAATCCTGACGCGAAGGTTACGGTGATCAGTTTCGATGACCTGGAGTGCCCGTACTGCGCACGCATGCATCAGCAACTGTTTCCTGCGACACTCGATCGGTACAAGGACAAGGTACGGTTCGTCTACAAGGACGACCCGCTCACAGAGATTCATCCCTGGGCTCTCCACGCCGCAGTGGACGCCAATTGCATCGCAGACCAGAATAGCGGCGCCTACTGGGGATATGTGGACTATCTCCACGCGCACGGGCAGGACGTGACCGGTCCAGATCGGGATGCGCAAAAGAGCGCAGCTACGCTCGACAAGATCGCTCGCGAACAGGGCAAGATCTTCTCTCTCGACGCCGCGAAGCTGGACGTGTGCCTGCAAAAGCAGGATGATACTGCGGTTCGCGCTTCGATGAAGGAAGCAGAAGCTCTCAACATTGACGGAACTCCTTATCTGTTCATTGATGGCGAGCACATCAACGGCGCGCTGCCGGTCGAGCAGGTGTGGATGGTCATTGATCGCGCACTACGTGCCGCCGGCGTGGAACCGCCGCCACCCGACTCTCCTGCTGTGACCACCCCAACTTTAGGGAAATAG
- a CDS encoding SurA N-terminal domain-containing protein, with translation MSSASRVQGVRKFPAAVAAAVFSLSVALSLSGCHPAPSPEVLATVNGKEILASELDRAYKQNLDASAPAPSKEEAAIHRLNLLHGLIQDEILQQRAAKLNLVATDEEVDAKLTDLKAPYTQEEFDRQLKERNQTLDDLRRDIRHQLTESKLVNKEIQSKINITDAEISTYYNAHKSEFNQIEPQYHLGLIRVTNQPSKQVTNLQNNKAGNDAEAKKKIQSLRSRLDTGEDFASLAARFSEDPVSSSNNGDLGFVYESQLKTEDPAVFAAISKIKPGQSTEILPMIQGDGASRKTVGYQIFMLIEKRPAGQREMSDPRTQLGIRQLLRTNHAQLLQDAYLEMLYNDAKIHNYLAEQIYKNGAN, from the coding sequence TTGTCGTCAGCGAGTAGAGTACAAGGAGTTCGGAAGTTTCCTGCGGCTGTCGCAGCGGCAGTATTTTCCCTGAGCGTCGCCCTTTCCCTGAGCGGGTGTCATCCGGCGCCGTCGCCAGAAGTGCTGGCCACCGTGAATGGGAAAGAGATTCTGGCTTCGGAGCTGGATCGCGCCTACAAGCAGAACCTCGACGCGAGCGCACCCGCGCCCTCAAAGGAGGAGGCGGCGATCCACCGGCTGAATCTGCTCCACGGCCTGATTCAGGACGAAATTCTTCAGCAGAGAGCAGCCAAGCTCAATCTTGTTGCGACGGACGAAGAGGTAGACGCAAAGTTGACTGATCTGAAAGCTCCCTACACCCAGGAGGAGTTCGATCGTCAGCTCAAGGAGCGGAACCAGACCCTCGACGACCTTCGCCGTGATATCCGTCATCAACTGACGGAGAGCAAGCTGGTCAATAAAGAGATTCAATCAAAGATCAATATTACAGACGCGGAGATCAGCACTTATTACAACGCTCACAAGAGTGAATTCAATCAGATCGAGCCGCAGTACCACCTGGGGCTTATTCGTGTCACGAACCAGCCCTCCAAGCAGGTAACCAACCTGCAGAACAATAAAGCCGGCAACGATGCGGAGGCCAAAAAGAAAATCCAGTCACTTCGCAGCCGGCTCGACACTGGCGAGGATTTCGCATCGCTGGCGGCGAGGTTCTCCGAGGATCCAGTGTCCAGTTCTAATAATGGCGACCTGGGCTTTGTCTACGAATCTCAGCTGAAGACAGAAGATCCGGCGGTTTTTGCAGCGATCAGCAAGATCAAACCCGGCCAATCCACCGAGATTCTTCCTATGATCCAGGGGGATGGTGCAAGCCGTAAGACGGTTGGCTACCAGATATTTATGCTGATCGAAAAGCGGCCTGCGGGCCAGCGCGAGATGAGCGATCCCCGCACGCAATTAGGTATTCGCCAGTTGCTGCGCACCAACCATGCTCAGTTGCTCCAGGACGCATACCTCGAAATGCTTTATAACGACGCTAAAATTCATAATTACCTCGCGGAACAGATCTACAAGAATGGCGCAAATTAA
- a CDS encoding tetratricopeptide repeat protein — translation MNRIARLPVLAAVLVAMMVSLTGCDRLKARDQLNKGVEAFKAGHYEEAITHFQNAERLDPKLPTAKAFLATALAQNVVPGLTTPDNLKTAQQAIDTFQEVLTADPTDVNSLKGVASLYFNIKKLDEAKDWQKKVLAIDPKDPEAAYTVGVIDWTQAHENLLKMTGNNDDGAGNVKLLTKNNCADIQKQNAPLVEEGLKYLNLAIENRPSYDDAMSYLNLTYRRKADVDCGNAAAVKADVDAAVDWNHKAMGTRKENEAKKNAGPGGITMDANGNMK, via the coding sequence ATGAATCGAATCGCACGTCTGCCGGTGCTTGCGGCTGTCCTGGTAGCCATGATGGTCTCGCTTACCGGCTGCGACCGCCTCAAAGCCCGCGACCAACTCAATAAGGGAGTAGAAGCATTCAAGGCCGGGCATTACGAAGAGGCCATTACTCACTTCCAGAATGCGGAGAGACTGGATCCGAAGCTTCCGACCGCAAAAGCGTTTCTGGCCACTGCACTGGCGCAGAATGTTGTGCCCGGTCTGACCACTCCGGACAATCTCAAGACCGCACAACAGGCCATCGACACCTTCCAGGAAGTGCTTACGGCAGATCCTACAGATGTGAATAGCCTCAAAGGCGTAGCCAGCCTCTACTTCAACATCAAGAAACTCGACGAAGCGAAGGACTGGCAGAAGAAGGTTCTCGCCATCGATCCGAAAGACCCCGAAGCTGCCTACACAGTGGGCGTGATCGATTGGACTCAGGCACATGAAAACCTGTTGAAGATGACCGGGAACAATGACGACGGAGCCGGCAACGTTAAGCTGCTGACGAAGAACAACTGCGCCGACATCCAGAAACAGAACGCTCCTCTTGTCGAAGAAGGTCTGAAATACCTAAATCTTGCAATCGAGAATCGCCCCAGCTACGACGACGCTATGTCCTATCTCAATCTCACCTATCGCCGCAAGGCGGATGTGGACTGCGGAAACGCTGCGGCGGTCAAGGCGGACGTGGATGCAGCCGTGGACTGGAACCACAAAGCCATGGGGACCCGCAAAGAGAATGAAGCCAAGAAGAACGCAGGACCGGGCGGTATCACTATGGATGCAAACGGAAATATGAAGTAA
- a CDS encoding ExbD/TolR family protein — protein sequence MGISVRNEGAKVNSNINVTPMVDVMLVLLIIFMVITPMLQNKVNVDLAKTDNPTSMPDADKEDAIVVAVTRDGSVYLGQDKINPAELGAKIRDKLTDKPGKQIFVRADARAKYLDVENAIDDVRTAGVESVGLLTEKRQTPGSSGE from the coding sequence ATGGGCATTTCAGTACGTAACGAAGGCGCTAAGGTCAACTCGAACATCAACGTCACGCCAATGGTGGACGTAATGCTCGTGCTGTTGATCATCTTCATGGTCATCACTCCGATGCTCCAGAACAAGGTCAACGTCGATCTGGCAAAGACCGACAACCCCACGTCCATGCCCGATGCGGATAAGGAAGATGCGATTGTAGTCGCGGTTACCCGCGACGGCTCGGTCTACCTGGGCCAGGACAAGATTAATCCGGCAGAGTTGGGCGCAAAGATCCGCGACAAGCTTACCGACAAGCCCGGCAAGCAGATATTTGTCCGCGCCGATGCGCGCGCCAAGTACCTGGATGTTGAGAACGCGATTGACGATGTCCGCACTGCGGGTGTTGAATCGGTTGGCCTGCTGACGGAAAAGCGGCAGACTCCAGGATCCTCAGGCGAATAA